A window of Podarcis muralis chromosome 10, rPodMur119.hap1.1, whole genome shotgun sequence genomic DNA:
acctttttaccattgccaaaacagaatgcctcaTTGTCATTTGGGGGCCAGGCGGCTTGAAAAACAgaacattttggttcctgaaattcattccgaaTTTGTGGAGGTAACATATATAACCAATAGAATTCTGCAGAATACGTTGCTAGGGTATGAAAACAGCCAAGATCCACGGATCCCCAGAAATACATCTCCAGCTGGTCAAGACATCAGGCGGCATCCTGGCGCCCAGGCATCTAAACTTGGCCGCAAGTGGcagatagccaggtgcaaaatgcgcccggGTGAATTTCAAACGCTGGCGCTGACCAAAGGGTTGCAGCAGCGCCAAGAGCAAAGACGTTTGGGACTTCTAAGtttgaggggggagagaaaaggggaggaTATAAAATGCATGTATGGAGAAGGGACAGAGATGTTTCTCTTCCTCAGACTGCAGCTCAGATagccggggggagagagagattcaggCCAGACGACAGCATATTTAAACCGGATTTCACTGTTGCAAGATGTGATGGTCCCCAACTCAGATGATCTTAAAAGGTATTTTAAAACTTAACGGAAGGCAAGATTGGTCAAAATTAGCAGCTGCTGTGGCTGTCTGTCAGACTGCAGGAGAAGGGATGAACCGGCATCCCTGGGAGGGAACAGCAGGTCCTTGCCCCTCGAATGTACCCCAGATTAACCAAACTGCTGCAAGCAGAGACGCCCATTTTATAGTCTGCGCTTAACCTGGGGGCTTTGTGCTTCAGAGGGAAAGAATCGGAGCAGCAGGGGTGCCCATCCACAAACAGTAGCTCTTTGGAAAGCAATCTTGAAAGCCTTTGCTGCAGCTCTTGGAAACCACAGCGGACAGACAAAGAAGTATGTTTGCGTTTGTTAAAAAGCACCCCGAAATATTTTGTAGGAAGCAAAGCACaaacctctcttctcccccaggtAACCCAGTAAATGAACACACGCAATATCAGTGAGTAGCAATGTAATTTCTCCCTTGACATAGCCTCCGGAACTCACCACCACAAGGTGCCAAGGCAGAAGCTTGTAAGTGGAaacagccccctccctcccttcaaaaGAGCGGCACCGAGAGAGGCCTCCGTCTCAGCCGAAGAGGCTCTGGTAGGTGTCCATGTGTCCCTGCACACTCTTGGCGATCTGCGCCTCCGTCTTGTTCCGGTTGTAATAGTCCAGGAAGAGCCCGTCTGGGCTGAGCAGGTAGATGATCACGGTGTGGTCCACAATGTAGTCGCCGTCCTCGTCTCTGGGGCCGGCGCTGGCGTAGACCCGGAAGGCCCGGCCCACTTCCCGCACCTGCTCTGGGGTGCCTGTCAACCCCAGGAGGCGCGGGTGGAAATCCCGGACGTACTTGGCCATCGCCGGCACGTCGTCCCTCTCGGGGTCGACCGTGATGAAGACGGGCTGGACTCTCGGCAGGTGAGATTTGCCGTCCAGCAGTTCCACCACGCGGCTCATCTTCTCCAGCTCCTCGGGGCAGATGTCCGGGCAGTGGGTGAAGCCAAAGTAGAGCAGAACCCAGCTGCCCCGCAGGTCGGCCTTGGAGCGGGGCCGCCCCGTATGGTCCAGCAGCCGGAAATCCCCCTGCCCGAGGGCCAGCTTCCGCAGCTCCTCAACGCGCCTCAGTTTCTCCTGCCGGAGCTTCTCTTTCCGCAggtacagccagccagccaggatgCCGCCGCCAAAGAGGACCGTGATGAGCAGTCGAGTCTTGAACGGGAGGCGGGGGCCGGACGAGGGGCTCTGCGGGGTCCCCTGGGAGAAAGACCTCCAGCCGGCCGCGTGCCGCTGTGTCCTGCTGGGGTGCGAAGCCCCTCTCGCTCCCAGACAGGCGCCCTGGGCTGCGGAGTCAGAAGTGCCCTTTCCCAAGGGATTCAGCAGAGATGCCTGCCAACCTGTGCCACCAACCAAAGATGCAAGCCGGCTGTGCCAGGCTGCCTGGAAGCGGCACCTGGCTTGTTTGCAGAGAAACGGGCATCTTCTTCTCCCCCAAAGGCGGGGGGCCTGGCCTGGCACCACATGCCAGAGGCTCGGGCTGACAAAGGACCAAAGCATCCCGGACAAATCTGGAAGGAGAAAACCTTATgcgctttaataataataataataataataataataataataataataataatttatttataccccaccctccctagccaagaccgggctcagggcagctaaaaactaataataaaaaagttgattaaaatacaatttaaaagattaagataaaatattaaaacattagggtgctcttcataggaggagagaggaaaaagaaagagggggagggaatcaaactgattccaagccaaaggccaggcggaacaactctgtcgtacaggccctgcagaaagaaatcagatcccgcagggccctggtctcatgaggcagagagtttctccaggccggagccagagttgaaaaggccctggctctggttgaggctaatctaacttccttagggcccgggacctctagggtgttgctatttatggaccttgaggctctccgtggggcataccgggaaaggcggtcccgtaggtacgagggtcctaggctgtgaagggcttgaaaggtcaaaagcagcaccttaaatctgaccctgtactccaccgggagccagtgcagcttgaaaagcactgggtgaatatgctcccatggcagagatcctgtgaggagcctccctgcagcattctgcaccccctggagtttctgggacagcttcaagggcagccccgcgtagagcgaattgcagtagtcaagcctggaggtggccatcgcatggatcactgcgGCCTGGTCAGGGCGGGATGGCCATCCATTaacagatagagctgagtgtcatcagcatattggtaaCAAGCCAGCCTAAAGCTccagataatctgggcaagggggcacacaaagatgttaaaaagcatcggggagaagattgcgccctgcggcggcactccacacaccaaggagtggtgcGACGATATCTCCCTCCCTAgggccaccctctgtccctgaccagagataaaagagcacagccatttaggggctatgccctgtatccccacatcggcgaggcggtggtccaaaagatcatgatcgaccatgtcaaaggccgctgacaAATTTAAGAGAATCAGCAGTCCCAACCCGCCTTGATCTACTTCAATTTATGCCCTTGCATCTGTGTGgcacacagggacgcgggtggcgctgtgggtaaaacctcagcgcataggacttgccgatcgtcaggttggcggttcgaatctccgcggcggggtgcgctcccgtcgttcggtcccagcgcctgccaacctagcagttcgaaagcacccccgggtgcaagtagataaatagggaccgctttctagcgggaaggtaaacggcgtttccgtgtgctgcgctggctcgccagatgcagcttgtcacgctggccacgtgacccggaagtgtctgcgtacagcgctggcccccggcctcttaagtgagatgggcgcgcaaccccagagtcggacacgactggcccgtatgggcaggggtacctttacctttacctgtgtggCACACAGAGGTTTCCCCCTGCCCACGTTTTCTCCTCAACCAGCCTATGTTTCAGGTTGGACAGAGCCACAGCAACTGGTCCCCGGTCCCCCAGCAAACTTTGCGGCCGGGCAGGAGCTCACACCGGCGCAGTGTGCAAGCTTTCGTGAAATACCAGGTTCTTCCTCAAGCTAGGTAGTTCCAAAAAAAGCAAGGAAGAATTGGAGAGCGTCTGAGCAGTGAAGCGATGTTAGACTGGAAATGCTAACAGGAGCTTTTATGAAATCTCCCCTTACCAGGGAAGGTCCCCAGGGgagctgctgcctctcagccaacCTACCTCCTCCCaagattgttgtgaagataaaaatggGGGAAACAATTGCATGCCAggttgagctccctggaggaaaatgGTGGGCCATAAATACAATTAATAGCAATACTTAACAAGAAGCCTTCTGTTAAGAGAAATAGGGGTACAAGGATCctaccattggctcccagtacatttccgggcacaattcaaagtgttggtgctgacctttaaagccctaaacaacctcggtcctgtatacctgtaggagcgtctccacccccatcgttctgcccggacactgaggtccagctccaagggccttctggcggttccctccctgcgagaagcaaagctacagggaaccaggcagagggccttctcggtagtggtgcctgtcctgtggaatgccctcccaccaggtgtcaaggaaataaacaactatatgacatttagaaggcatctgaaggcagccctgcttagggaagcttttaatgtttgatgcattactgtattttaatattttgttgaaagctggccagagtggctggggtataaataataaattatttatatataatattatattatttataaataataaattatttatggaGCACTCTAGCGCTCTTCTCCCAAAGCACTatgggtggggaagggggcaggagagaaaTATTGTTAAATAGCT
This region includes:
- the SCO2 gene encoding protein SCO2 homolog, mitochondrial, with the protein product MLWSFVSPSLWHVVPGQAPRLWGRRRCPFLCKQARCRFQAAWHSRLASLVGGTGWQASLLNPLGKGTSDSAAQGACLGARGASHPSRTQRHAAGWRSFSQGTPQSPSSGPRLPFKTRLLITVLFGGGILAGWLYLRKEKLRQEKLRRVEELRKLALGQGDFRLLDHTGRPRSKADLRGSWVLLYFGFTHCPDICPEELEKMSRVVELLDGKSHLPRVQPVFITVDPERDDVPAMAKYVRDFHPRLLGLTGTPEQVREVGRAFRVYASAGPRDEDGDYIVDHTVIIYLLSPDGLFLDYYNRNKTEAQIAKSVQGHMDTYQSLFG